Proteins from one Flammeovirgaceae bacterium genomic window:
- a CDS encoding nucleotidyltransferase domain-containing protein, with the protein MELIETYKNQIQKLCENHNVKTLYSFGSVNTPRFTKESDIDLLVDFKSEDPIEYTDNYFDLKFELEKIFNRQIDLLENKAIKNPYIKESIDKTKVLVYAL; encoded by the coding sequence ATGGAACTAATTGAAACATATAAAAATCAAATTCAAAAACTGTGTGAGAACCACAACGTGAAGACCCTTTATTCCTTTGGTTCTGTTAATACACCTAGGTTCACAAAGGAAAGTGACATTGACCTATTGGTGGACTTCAAAAGTGAAGACCCAATTGAGTACACCGACAACTACTTCGACTTGAAATTTGAATTGGAGAAAATATTCAACAGACAAATCGACCTCTTAGAAAACAAAGCGATAAAGAACCCATACATAAAGGAGAGCATCGATAAAACCAAAGTCTTAGTATATGCATTATGA
- a CDS encoding DUF86 domain-containing protein, producing MIEQAILEINSFIPDIKNFNEFQNDLKARRAVERNIGIIGEAMTRILKAEPSIKIPDTRKIVDTRNRIIHGYDSVSENILWGIIIRNLPTLDKEVKELLR from the coding sequence ATAATCGAACAAGCCATTTTAGAAATTAATTCATTTATTCCTGACATAAAGAATTTTAATGAATTTCAAAATGACTTAAAGGCAAGACGTGCTGTTGAAAGGAATATCGGAATCATTGGAGAAGCAATGACGAGAATCCTAAAAGCTGAACCAAGCATCAAAATCCCTGACACAAGAAAAATAGTTGACACAAGAAATAGAATTATTCATGGATACGATTCTGTTTCGGAGAATATCTTGTGGGGAATAATAATTAGGAATCTTCCAACGTTGGACAAAGAAGTTAAAGAACTCTTAAGATAA
- a CDS encoding DUF1569 domain-containing protein: protein MKNIFDKTISEEIIDRINSLNSNTSPKWGKMTVDQMLAHCNVTYELIYDNKIPKPSGFKKWMLKAFVKNIVISEKPYKRNSRTAPEFLITNKKDFEKEKDRLISYIRKTQELGSKYFDNKENHSFGKLTKTEWNNMFYKHLDHHLNQFGA from the coding sequence ATGAAAAACATATTTGACAAAACCATCTCAGAAGAAATTATTGACCGGATTAATTCATTGAACTCAAATACAAGCCCGAAATGGGGCAAAATGACAGTTGACCAAATGTTAGCCCATTGCAATGTTACCTATGAGCTTATTTACGACAACAAAATTCCGAAGCCTAGTGGATTTAAGAAATGGATGCTTAAAGCATTTGTAAAAAATATAGTTATAAGCGAAAAACCATATAAAAGAAATAGCCGTACAGCACCGGAATTTCTTATAACCAATAAAAAAGATTTTGAAAAAGAAAAGGACCGCTTGATTTCTTACATTCGAAAAACACAAGAATTAGGGAGTAAATATTTTGACAATAAAGAAAATCATTCATTTGGAAAACTTACCAAAACGGAATGGAACAATATGTTTTATAAACACCTTGACCACCACTTAAATCAATTTGGAGCATGA
- a CDS encoding DUF4199 domain-containing protein, whose protein sequence is MSHNTNLPVKMGLVYGVILGAVVISIGIIRYRTGMILRGDQTLSFVYWEIFAMSIFYAVFRFKKLEPLLFSFNRTITIGLLAGLLSGAMYTFYIVILNNYIDTELSSKIIVLNKEFVRSNPELPDKEVFDSLKFARMSSAVRGLIYTLVCITFGIAYSLISTVVAKKIDNFNMAD, encoded by the coding sequence ATGAGTCATAATACAAACTTGCCGGTAAAAATGGGCTTAGTGTATGGTGTTATATTAGGTGCCGTAGTAATTAGTATTGGAATTATAAGATATAGAACAGGAATGATACTCCGTGGCGATCAAACACTAAGTTTTGTATACTGGGAGATTTTTGCCATGTCAATATTTTATGCCGTATTCCGATTTAAAAAACTTGAACCTCTATTATTCTCTTTTAATCGAACTATAACAATTGGGCTATTGGCAGGGCTGTTAAGTGGTGCAATGTACACCTTTTACATCGTAATACTTAATAATTACATTGACACAGAACTTTCTTCCAAAATAATTGTGCTTAACAAAGAGTTTGTTCGAAGCAACCCGGAATTGCCAGACAAAGAAGTTTTCGATTCGTTGAAATTTGCGAGAATGAGTTCTGCAGTGAGGGGATTAATCTACACGTTAGTTTGCATAACTTTTGGCATCGCTTATTCATTAATAAGCACAGTTGTTGCAAAAAAAATAGACAATTTTAACATGGCTGACTAA
- a CDS encoding transposase, whose amino-acid sequence MKKIRFTEAQIIGILNEQSQQGQKVSEICRKHGISEPTFYNWRSKYAGMKVDELKRLKELEYENSRLKKIVANQSLEIDAIKDLLTKKF is encoded by the coding sequence ATGAAAAAGATTCGCTTTACCGAAGCCCAGATTATTGGGATTCTCAACGAACAATCACAACAGGGCCAGAAGGTTTCCGAGATATGCCGCAAACATGGCATCAGTGAGCCTACCTTTTACAACTGGCGCAGCAAGTACGCTGGTATGAAAGTGGATGAGCTCAAACGGCTCAAGGAACTGGAGTACGAAAATTCAAGATTGAAGAAAATTGTGGCCAACCAGAGCCTGGAGATTGACGCCATCAAGGATTTACTCACAAAAAAGTTCTAA
- a CDS encoding IS3 family transposase: protein MAYLEEHHKLSHAQACKLVGCSRTNKYYEKRMPAKDAVVKKAIEEVIGSSRKGRTKVIKLVQKKYPELGDSKIRRVYENEGFSLSKKLRRRIKDNPANPISIPLKANQEWAMDFMSDALESGRRIRTLNIIDHFNRQCKGIEVDFNLPARRVIEIVERAIERYGKPLRIRTDNGPEFRSKRFQLWMDDNHIEWSRIQKGKPQQNAIIERFNKTYREDVLDANLFYSIEQANEVSQKWVDDYNHERPHQSLNYQTPMAYAA from the coding sequence TTGGCATACTTGGAAGAGCACCACAAGTTAAGCCATGCTCAGGCGTGTAAATTAGTAGGATGTTCACGGACCAATAAATATTATGAAAAGCGAATGCCTGCTAAAGATGCCGTAGTAAAAAAAGCGATTGAAGAAGTTATTGGCAGCAGCCGTAAAGGAAGGACAAAAGTGATCAAACTGGTACAGAAAAAATATCCAGAACTGGGGGACAGCAAAATCCGCAGGGTATATGAGAACGAAGGTTTTTCGTTGAGTAAAAAATTGCGCAGACGGATTAAAGACAACCCCGCCAATCCTATTTCTATTCCATTAAAAGCTAATCAGGAATGGGCAATGGATTTTATGAGTGATGCGTTGGAGAGTGGCCGAAGGATTCGAACACTCAACATCATTGATCACTTCAATCGTCAGTGCAAAGGAATTGAAGTGGATTTCAATTTGCCCGCTAGAAGAGTAATTGAAATTGTTGAACGTGCCATTGAGCGTTATGGAAAACCACTTAGAATCCGTACCGACAATGGTCCTGAGTTTCGCTCCAAACGCTTTCAGTTATGGATGGACGATAACCACATCGAATGGAGCCGTATCCAAAAAGGAAAACCCCAGCAGAACGCCATCATCGAACGCTTCAACAAAACGTATCGTGAAGATGTGCTGGACGCCAACTTGTTTTATTCCATTGAACAAGCAAACGAGGTGTCGCAAAAATGGGTAGATGACTACAACCATGAGCGGCCACATCAATCGCTCAACTATCAAACACCAATGGCTTATGCAGCATAA
- a CDS encoding AraC family transcriptional regulator: MDRFFPDGEVQIIFDLTDYPKYIYDNETLKEIQSCQNVWFAGFRTEPITIPSGKESEMLIVQFKKGRAFPFLIEPIQNLTDFVVDAELVISPKILKIRERLLEAISLIEKFQVLEKQLLKIYVNKLKENAFVDFAVSTILTTPNQCSIKAISDKVGYSQKHTIKLFKEHVGVTPKEFLKVIRFQKAIQQIENQISVDWSQIVFDCGFYDQSHFIADFKNFSGFTPTEYMKRKGDLLNYIPVK, translated from the coding sequence ATGGACAGATTTTTCCCAGACGGTGAAGTTCAAATCATTTTCGACCTAACAGACTATCCAAAATACATTTACGACAATGAAACCTTGAAAGAAATTCAATCGTGTCAAAATGTATGGTTTGCTGGTTTTCGAACAGAACCTATCACAATTCCATCCGGAAAAGAAAGTGAAATGTTGATTGTTCAGTTCAAGAAAGGTAGGGCATTTCCATTTTTAATTGAACCCATACAAAACCTGACAGATTTTGTAGTTGATGCTGAATTAGTTATCAGTCCGAAAATCCTGAAAATAAGAGAAAGACTTCTGGAAGCCATATCCCTAATAGAGAAATTTCAGGTTTTGGAAAAACAGTTATTGAAAATTTACGTCAATAAGCTCAAAGAAAATGCATTTGTTGATTTCGCTGTATCGACAATTTTAACTACACCAAATCAATGTAGCATTAAGGCCATTTCCGACAAAGTCGGATACTCTCAAAAACATACCATCAAGCTTTTCAAAGAACACGTTGGAGTAACTCCAAAAGAATTTCTGAAAGTCATTCGATTTCAAAAAGCCATTCAACAAATAGAGAATCAGATTTCAGTTGACTGGTCACAAATTGTTTTTGATTGTGGCTTTTATGACCAATCCCATTTCATAGCTGATTTCAAGAATTTTTCGGGATTTACCCCTACCGAGTATATGAAACGGAAAGGCGATTTACTCAACTACATCCCTGTGAAGTAA
- a CDS encoding DUF1761 domain-containing protein translates to MENMTINHWAVLACALFNLAFGAVWYSPALFYNAWKKENNLTDDDLKKSNPVKTHGISFLLAYMMSYNLAFFLGDANVSSPENRTVLN, encoded by the coding sequence ATGGAAAATATGACAATCAACCATTGGGCGGTATTGGCCTGTGCCCTGTTTAACCTGGCCTTCGGTGCCGTCTGGTATTCCCCGGCACTTTTTTACAATGCATGGAAAAAGGAAAACAACCTCACCGATGATGACCTTAAGAAATCGAACCCCGTAAAAACGCACGGCATAAGTTTCTTACTTGCTTATATGATGTCCTACAACCTCGCCTTTTTTCTCGGTGATGCCAATGTAAGCTCCCCCGAAAATAGGACAGTTTTGAATTAG
- a CDS encoding DUF1761 domain-containing protein has product MTAGFLTGFGWAAAIFTAIALFEQKSWKYIMINSGYIIVYFTVIGFILGLWR; this is encoded by the coding sequence ATAACAGCGGGGTTCCTTACCGGCTTTGGTTGGGCAGCCGCCATATTTACGGCCATTGCTTTGTTTGAGCAAAAGAGCTGGAAGTACATCATGATTAATAGTGGCTATATTATTGTCTATTTTACAGTAATCGGTTTCATTCTGGGCCTCTGGAGATAA
- a CDS encoding DUF4287 domain-containing protein — MAKTSKEIEQEFINGLKTSTGNDLKTWLSKITKSGFEKRNDIIKWLKKDYGFGHMHASLLVGIYANGGKPVYASGQGLLNNLFEKHQEMFPIFDGLKKAIHKWDDTVDFIAKKTYVSIAKNREFAAINIKNGELRLGIDLGDRPFDTLVAKSKLTGPMPRISHMVVIKGPADINKDLLKLLETANKRINP; from the coding sequence ATGGCAAAAACTTCCAAAGAAATAGAACAAGAATTTATCAATGGACTGAAAACAAGCACTGGAAATGACCTAAAAACCTGGTTGTCCAAAATAACCAAAAGTGGTTTCGAAAAGCGGAACGACATTATCAAATGGCTGAAAAAAGACTATGGCTTTGGCCATATGCACGCTAGCCTTTTAGTAGGCATTTATGCAAATGGCGGCAAACCGGTTTACGCAAGTGGGCAAGGCCTCTTGAACAATTTGTTTGAAAAGCATCAAGAAATGTTTCCAATTTTTGATGGTTTGAAAAAAGCCATTCATAAATGGGACGATACTGTGGATTTTATAGCTAAGAAAACCTATGTTTCCATTGCAAAAAATAGGGAATTTGCGGCAATCAACATCAAAAATGGTGAATTGCGCCTAGGGATAGATTTAGGGGACAGGCCATTTGACACCCTTGTTGCAAAATCAAAACTGACCGGGCCAATGCCCAGGATCTCGCATATGGTCGTTATCAAAGGTCCTGCCGATATCAACAAGGATTTACTTAAACTATTGGAAACAGCAAACAAAAGAATAAACCCATGA
- a CDS encoding PD40 domain-containing protein, producing MIKYIQTIYPILLIYSLISCGGRHTPGHETNKEGGPEYAIAYNVLYNDSTDNYEVFTMNMDGSDKKNITHLKGVEWTYYSFQDQLYFISDKDTCQRCAYFLYKTNFKGENPLRVSDIPVADSWMSSRKNGSEFIVRPNPKIDSAFHIIDKEGKRIQRIETGLPNFSDPLFVNNGSQIVFRGGTKKSKREPGYQEELYLINSDGTGLKQLTHYPASDTTAPWWAYKAGPPKLHPKRKFISYQSYQDGKYSLFAITLDGSKQWKLTENQEDEGWHDWSPDGKWLAIELFDNDQAQFHIGLMNWETKEMKVLTDTTYKYQQAPNFVLKINSSTP from the coding sequence ATGATAAAATATATACAAACCATCTACCCAATTTTGCTCATCTACTCCTTAATCAGTTGCGGGGGAAGGCATACGCCAGGCCATGAAACAAACAAAGAGGGAGGACCTGAATATGCCATCGCCTACAATGTGCTGTATAATGATTCCACGGACAATTATGAGGTTTTTACCATGAACATGGATGGTTCGGACAAGAAAAACATCACACATTTGAAAGGCGTGGAATGGACCTACTATTCATTTCAGGACCAGCTTTACTTTATCTCCGATAAGGATACCTGCCAGCGTTGTGCTTATTTCCTCTATAAAACCAATTTCAAGGGTGAAAACCCGCTAAGGGTTTCGGACATTCCCGTGGCCGACAGTTGGATGAGTAGCAGGAAAAATGGTAGCGAGTTCATTGTGCGGCCCAATCCAAAAATTGATTCAGCCTTCCATATCATAGATAAAGAAGGGAAAAGGATTCAGCGTATAGAAACCGGTTTGCCCAATTTTTCGGACCCCCTGTTCGTCAATAACGGCAGTCAAATAGTGTTTAGGGGTGGGACAAAAAAATCAAAACGTGAACCTGGATATCAAGAAGAGTTATATCTTATCAATTCAGATGGAACAGGACTAAAACAACTGACCCACTATCCTGCATCTGACACAACCGCCCCCTGGTGGGCATATAAGGCAGGTCCACCAAAACTACATCCAAAAAGGAAATTCATTAGTTACCAAAGCTATCAGGATGGAAAATACAGCCTATTTGCCATAACCCTTGATGGAAGCAAGCAATGGAAATTGACCGAAAACCAGGAGGATGAAGGTTGGCACGATTGGAGTCCTGACGGAAAATGGTTGGCAATCGAACTCTTTGATAATGACCAGGCACAGTTCCACATCGGGTTAATGAACTGGGAAACGAAGGAAATGAAAGTGCTAACTGACACTACTTATAAATACCAACAAGCACCCAATTTTGTGTTGAAAATCAATAGCTCTACACCATGA
- a CDS encoding SRPBCC domain-containing protein, protein MKIFLNFTILLIMPHLTFSQEGRKIELVEDINANVIEVWNDWTTEKGVKSFFAPECDIELKIGGKYECYFTLTNPVGLRGSEDCKVLSYLPYKMLSFQWGGRAGKHPTIRQEKTWVVIEFEKLDENKTRILFTNMGYRDGDEWDDAYNFFTTEWEGVLRQLKEKYEK, encoded by the coding sequence ATGAAAATCTTTTTGAACTTTACAATATTGCTTATTATGCCACATTTAACTTTCTCTCAAGAAGGCAGAAAAATTGAATTAGTTGAAGATATAAATGCTAACGTGATTGAGGTCTGGAATGATTGGACAACTGAGAAAGGCGTTAAATCATTTTTTGCTCCTGAGTGCGATATTGAACTGAAAATTGGTGGTAAGTATGAATGTTACTTTACACTTACCAACCCTGTCGGTTTAAGAGGATCGGAAGATTGTAAAGTACTCAGTTATTTACCGTATAAAATGTTATCTTTTCAATGGGGTGGTCGAGCAGGAAAACACCCTACTATAAGACAAGAAAAAACATGGGTAGTAATTGAATTTGAAAAATTAGATGAGAACAAAACAAGAATCCTATTTACAAATATGGGATATAGGGATGGTGATGAGTGGGATGATGCATATAATTTTTTCACAACTGAATGGGAGGGTGTGTTGAGGCAACTAAAAGAAAAGTATGAGAAGTAA
- a CDS encoding glyoxalase — protein sequence MEFRRITPDIKSNKIEESKKFYADFVGLKLAMDIDWILTFVSNSNPTAQINLLRSDKQDIDNSNVAISIESSDVDGLYKKALAEKMEIIYPLKVEDWGVKPVFYKRPKWSYC from the coding sequence ATGGAATTTAGAAGAATTACACCAGACATCAAATCCAATAAAATTGAAGAAAGCAAGAAATTCTATGCCGACTTCGTTGGATTGAAACTGGCAATGGATATAGACTGGATTTTGACCTTTGTTTCTAATTCAAACCCAACAGCCCAAATCAATCTTTTGCGTTCAGACAAGCAAGACATCGACAACTCGAACGTTGCCATAAGTATTGAATCATCGGATGTTGATGGATTGTATAAAAAAGCACTTGCCGAAAAAATGGAAATTATTTACCCATTAAAGGTTGAGGATTGGGGCGTTAAACCGGTTTTTTATAAAAGACCCAAATGGAGTTACTGTTAA
- a CDS encoding gamma carbonic anhydrase family protein encodes MIIKHSGKCPKIDKTAYVAPNATICGDVLVGKNTRILFGAQIIAESSPIKIGDNCIILENAVIRGTKDLPVRIGNNCLIGPNTHLAGCAIENNVFLATSVSIFHGATVMKGAEIRVNGIVHLKTTFPENEILPIGWIAVGNPMKMFPPDKHEDIWEIQRKMDFPNLVYNISNRDDLFHLNERLCQTMSERLSEHRNDEIIQY; translated from the coding sequence ATGATAATTAAACATTCAGGAAAATGCCCGAAAATTGATAAGACCGCCTACGTTGCGCCCAATGCCACAATCTGTGGTGACGTGTTAGTCGGAAAAAATACAAGAATACTGTTTGGGGCACAAATCATTGCCGAAAGCAGTCCAATAAAAATTGGAGATAATTGTATCATCTTGGAAAATGCCGTGATTCGAGGTACAAAGGATTTGCCTGTTCGGATAGGTAATAATTGTTTAATCGGTCCAAACACCCATCTTGCAGGATGCGCAATTGAAAACAATGTATTTTTAGCAACTAGTGTTTCCATCTTTCACGGTGCCACCGTAATGAAAGGTGCCGAAATCAGAGTAAACGGTATTGTTCACTTAAAAACAACATTTCCTGAGAACGAAATACTGCCTATTGGATGGATTGCTGTTGGAAACCCTATGAAAATGTTTCCGCCTGATAAGCACGAAGATATTTGGGAAATCCAAAGAAAAATGGATTTCCCAAACCTTGTATATAATATCTCAAATAGAGATGATTTGTTCCATTTAAACGAACGGTTATGCCAAACAATGTCCGAAAGATTAAGCGAGCATAGGAATGATGAAATAATTCAATATTGA
- a CDS encoding CBS domain-containing protein codes for MNFKPEFEKEDTHKMKYETIDKYMGVLENMVTFRPDQSIHEAIDIIITKKISGAPVLDEQRHLIGNLSEKDCLRIIVDQAYHNLPVALSKVSDYMNVNVSSFPPTTTVVEAAVEFLKSPIRRYAVVENGVLIGQISRRDILRASQNIKPTNW; via the coding sequence ATGAATTTCAAACCTGAATTCGAAAAGGAAGATACCCACAAGATGAAGTATGAAACCATTGATAAATACATGGGGGTGCTGGAAAACATGGTCACCTTCCGGCCAGACCAGAGCATCCATGAGGCCATCGATATTATCATTACCAAAAAAATTTCCGGGGCACCCGTCCTGGACGAGCAGCGGCATTTGATAGGCAACCTTTCGGAAAAGGACTGCCTTCGAATAATTGTAGACCAGGCCTACCATAACCTACCGGTGGCTTTAAGCAAGGTTTCCGATTACATGAACGTCAATGTTTCCTCCTTTCCGCCCACTACTACGGTGGTGGAAGCTGCCGTTGAGTTTTTGAAGTCGCCCATCCGCAGGTATGCCGTGGTGGAAAACGGGGTATTGATCGGACAGATCAGCCGCAGGGACATCCTCCGGGCTTCGCAAAACATCAAGCCCACCAACTGGTAG
- a CDS encoding NADH-quinone oxidoreductase subunit N, giving the protein MSRGDLLSIVPLFILTSASILILFSIAVKRNHKAIYVITALSLLADFIFLVTVDAPVTGVVEPLFVFDGFGKFSFGLILITALALTMLSYAYFEQREERKEEYYILLILATLGAGTLVVSKHFVSFFLGLEILSVSLYSMIAYLRKRERSDEAGIKYLVMAAFSSAFMLFGMGLVYYYTGAMEFGAIAGHLAPLPELPLVMMAGLGLLLVGIGFKLGVVPFHMWIADVYEGAPLPVTSFIATVSKGGVVVLLVRFFTQVNGAQYNSMVVVFSVVAIASMFVGNFLALQQRNIKRVLAYSSISHMGYMLVAFLAGGTLGLEAVAFYLVAYFITTVGAFGVLTTLSDSHRDAELFEDVRGLYWRRPWTAAIFTAMLLSLAGVPLTAGFVGEFYIVAAGVHGNAWLLVVVLAINSAIGLFYYIRIIAIMGGQPEGPERPVARLRPSVYLISGVTMAALLIALFWVGVFPDRLMALIRGFL; this is encoded by the coding sequence ATGAGTAGGGGGGATTTGTTGAGCATAGTGCCACTGTTCATCCTGACGAGTGCGTCTATTTTGATTTTGTTTTCCATAGCGGTCAAGCGCAACCACAAGGCCATTTATGTTATCACGGCCCTCTCGTTGTTGGCCGACTTTATTTTTCTTGTCACGGTGGACGCCCCAGTGACAGGAGTGGTCGAGCCCCTGTTTGTTTTTGATGGTTTTGGAAAATTTAGTTTTGGATTGATTTTAATAACCGCCCTGGCGCTCACCATGCTATCCTATGCCTACTTTGAGCAACGTGAGGAACGAAAGGAGGAATATTATATCCTCCTGATCTTGGCTACCCTGGGCGCGGGCACATTGGTTGTCAGCAAGCACTTTGTCTCATTCTTTTTAGGCCTGGAGATACTTAGCGTTTCCCTATATTCCATGATTGCCTACCTGCGCAAGCGGGAGCGGTCGGATGAGGCAGGCATCAAATACCTGGTGATGGCCGCCTTTTCGTCTGCATTTATGCTTTTTGGGATGGGCCTGGTGTATTATTACACAGGGGCGATGGAATTTGGCGCCATTGCCGGTCACCTGGCCCCCCTGCCGGAATTGCCGCTGGTGATGATGGCAGGCCTGGGGCTGCTTTTGGTTGGCATTGGTTTCAAATTGGGGGTAGTCCCCTTTCATATGTGGATAGCGGATGTGTACGAAGGGGCCCCCTTGCCCGTTACTTCGTTTATTGCAACGGTATCAAAAGGAGGTGTTGTTGTGTTACTGGTAAGGTTTTTCACCCAGGTAAATGGGGCCCAATACAATAGCATGGTGGTGGTCTTTTCCGTGGTGGCCATCGCCTCCATGTTTGTCGGCAACTTCCTGGCACTGCAGCAGCGAAACATAAAGCGGGTGCTGGCGTACTCCTCCATATCGCATATGGGGTATATGCTCGTTGCCTTTTTGGCGGGGGGCACATTGGGCCTCGAAGCGGTGGCGTTTTATTTGGTCGCCTATTTCATTACCACGGTAGGCGCCTTCGGGGTCCTCACCACCCTTTCCGACAGCCATCGCGATGCCGAGCTGTTTGAGGATGTCAGGGGGTTGTATTGGAGGCGCCCATGGACGGCAGCCATCTTTACCGCCATGCTCCTTTCCTTGGCGGGCGTGCCCCTCACGGCCGGGTTTGTAGGGGAATTTTATATTGTGGCCGCTGGTGTGCATGGAAACGCCTGGCTGCTGGTGGTGGTGCTGGCCATCAACAGTGCCATTGGGTTGTTTTATTATATCAGGATCATCGCCATTATGGGCGGGCAACCGGAAGGCCCGGAAAGGCCGGTGGCCAGGCTAAGGCCTTCGGTTTACCTCATTAGCGGGGTTACCATGGCGGCACTCCTTATTGCGCTTTTTTGGGTTGGTGTTTTTCCGGATCGGCTGATGGCTTTGATACGCGGTTTCCTGTAG
- a CDS encoding NADH-quinone oxidoreductase subunit M, whose translation MILPGFIITLMLGGILSWIAARWGHLYARWISLLTLFANFIVAITVWVGNAGNADFFSNWALEFSVAWIPSFGINFHLALDGLSLLLLSLTFFLGTLAVLVSWKEIQEKTGLYHFCLLWVLAGITGVFLTMDLFLFYFFWEVMLIPMFFLILIWGHENRRYAAFKFFIFTQASGLLMLLSILGFYFIHGAQTGIYTFDYFEWLGTELPPQTAMWLMLGFLIAFVVKLPVVPFHAWLPDAHSEAPTAGSLVLAALMLKTGAYGLLRFILPLFHHAAMEIAPWAMAIGVVGAVYGALLAFSQTNLKRLVAYTSVSHMGFIMLGVFSFHEIALQGVVMQIMAHGISTGALFILAGMVYERIHTRDITQMGGFWKGMPFLGVMALVFTMATWGLPGLGNFVAEFLTLVGTWQVAPITTAIAAIGLVAATAYALRILQKVFYGPAPSGPNTLSDLTWREKIIMGTLVAAISWLGLYPQPVLDTSYGAVNTILHENNETGALREPYKKQEGIFTSIGKGGAHE comes from the coding sequence ATGATATTACCAGGCTTTATAATAACCCTTATGCTGGGCGGCATCCTTTCCTGGATAGCCGCCAGATGGGGCCACCTGTACGCCAGGTGGATTTCCCTATTGACGTTGTTTGCAAATTTTATTGTGGCAATCACAGTATGGGTGGGCAATGCCGGCAATGCCGATTTTTTTTCCAACTGGGCACTTGAGTTTTCGGTTGCCTGGATTCCTAGTTTTGGCATAAATTTCCACCTGGCTCTCGATGGGCTGAGCTTGTTGCTCCTTTCGTTGACTTTCTTTCTTGGCACCTTGGCCGTGCTCGTTTCATGGAAAGAAATCCAGGAGAAAACTGGGCTGTACCATTTCTGCCTCTTGTGGGTCCTGGCGGGGATCACGGGCGTCTTTCTTACCATGGATTTGTTCTTGTTTTACTTTTTTTGGGAAGTTATGCTTATTCCCATGTTTTTCCTTATCCTGATCTGGGGGCATGAAAACAGAAGGTATGCGGCATTTAAATTTTTCATATTCACCCAGGCCAGCGGTTTGTTAATGCTGCTCTCCATCCTGGGCTTTTATTTTATCCATGGTGCCCAGACGGGCATTTACACTTTTGATTATTTTGAGTGGCTGGGCACCGAGCTTCCTCCCCAAACCGCCATGTGGCTGATGCTTGGGTTCCTCATTGCTTTTGTTGTGAAACTTCCTGTCGTGCCATTTCATGCCTGGCTTCCCGATGCGCACTCGGAGGCCCCCACTGCCGGGAGCCTGGTGCTTGCCGCCCTGATGTTGAAGACCGGTGCGTATGGTTTGTTGAGGTTTATCCTTCCCTTGTTTCACCATGCGGCAATGGAGATCGCGCCCTGGGCAATGGCCATAGGCGTGGTTGGTGCAGTATACGGTGCCTTGCTGGCTTTTTCCCAAACGAACCTGAAACGGTTGGTGGCCTACACCAGTGTCAGCCACATGGGCTTTATCATGCTCGGTGTGTTTTCCTTCCATGAAATAGCGCTGCAGGGGGTGGTCATGCAAATCATGGCGCATGGCATCAGCACCGGGGCACTGTTTATCCTGGCAGGCATGGTTTATGAGCGCATCCATACGCGCGACATTACACAGATGGGTGGGTTTTGGAAGGGGATGCCCTTCCTCGGGGTCATGGCACTGGTATTTACCATGGCCACTTGGGGGCTTCCGGGATTGGGAAATTTTGTGGCGGAGTTTTTGACACTGGTGGGCACCTGGCAAGTGGCCCCCATAACTACCGCAATCGCGGCCATCGGGCTGGTTGCCGCCACCGCCTATGCACTCCGCATTTTACAAAAGGTTTTTTATGGCCCGGCCCCATCAGGACCCAATACATTAAGTGACCTTACGTGGCGTGAAAAAATAATCATGGGCACACTGGTGGCCGCTATATCCTGGCTGGGGTTGTACCCCCAACCTGTATTGGACACCTCATACGGGGCCGTTAACACCATACTCCACGAAAACAACGAGACCGGGGCCCTAAGGGAGCCATATAAAAAGCAAGAAGGTATTTTTACGTCCATAGGGAAAGGAGGGGCCCATGAGTAG